The proteins below come from a single Halostagnicola larsenii XH-48 genomic window:
- a CDS encoding 3-hydroxyacyl-CoA dehydrogenase/enoyl-CoA hydratase family protein: MDIEDINTVAVLGAGNMGHGIAEVAAMAGYDVTMRDINEEFVQNGYEQIEWSLNKLAENDQLTQDEADAALERVTPLVDMGEAVGDADIVIEAVPEKMEIKKDVYGDLEAVAPDEAIFATNTSSLSITELSEVTDRPERFCGMHFFNPPVRMPLVEVITGEHTDESVLEVTEALAEDFGKSPVRVHKDAPGFIVNRILVPLMNEASWLVSNGEATIAEVDSTTKFDMGLPMGSFELGDQVGNDVSYHVLKYMHEVLGDAYEPAPLLEEKVENEELGKKTGKGFYDYEDGDGVDIPTDEQSDLVKRRLIASMANEIAKLIGDDVAPPESIDEAVMLGAGFPDGPVTVVDGFGLEAALETLEAAAEETGHARYEPAPYLRERAEVGTFYDPADGDDGVDFEAIRVEYPGEMVGHIVLDRPHRMNTVSEQLLEEVVDAVELLEDDDDIRAILVTGEGEKAFSAGADIQSMAAGGADPLHGTELSKKGQSTFGALESSDLPVVAGIDGYCLGGGMELATCADLRVASERSEFGQPELDLGLIPGWGGTQRLPNIVGEGRAKEIILTADRYDAETMESYGFVNEVCESDDLEDRAFELAASLAGGPPIAAKYTKRAMLAGRNDTNAGLEYEAAAFGQLMGTDDLMEGITAFMGDGDAEFEGQ, encoded by the coding sequence ATGGATATCGAAGATATCAACACCGTCGCAGTTCTTGGTGCGGGTAACATGGGCCACGGAATCGCGGAAGTTGCCGCGATGGCTGGCTACGATGTCACCATGCGCGACATCAACGAGGAGTTCGTCCAGAACGGTTACGAGCAGATCGAGTGGTCGCTGAACAAACTCGCGGAGAACGACCAACTCACGCAGGACGAAGCGGACGCGGCCCTCGAACGAGTAACACCGCTTGTCGATATGGGCGAAGCAGTCGGTGACGCCGATATCGTCATTGAAGCGGTTCCCGAGAAGATGGAGATCAAAAAGGACGTCTACGGGGATCTCGAGGCGGTCGCTCCGGACGAAGCGATCTTCGCGACGAACACCTCGAGTCTCTCGATCACCGAACTCTCGGAAGTCACCGACCGACCGGAGCGTTTCTGTGGAATGCACTTTTTCAATCCGCCGGTCCGCATGCCGCTGGTCGAGGTCATTACCGGCGAACACACCGACGAATCGGTGCTCGAGGTCACCGAAGCGCTGGCCGAGGACTTCGGGAAGTCGCCCGTGCGCGTACACAAAGACGCGCCGGGCTTCATCGTCAACCGGATTCTCGTCCCGCTGATGAACGAAGCGTCGTGGCTCGTCAGCAACGGCGAGGCGACCATCGCCGAAGTCGACTCGACGACGAAATTCGACATGGGGCTGCCGATGGGGAGTTTCGAACTCGGCGATCAGGTCGGAAACGACGTCAGTTACCACGTCCTCAAGTACATGCACGAGGTACTGGGCGACGCCTACGAGCCGGCACCGCTGCTCGAGGAGAAAGTCGAGAACGAGGAGTTAGGCAAGAAGACCGGCAAGGGATTCTACGACTACGAGGACGGCGACGGCGTCGATATCCCGACCGACGAACAGTCCGACTTGGTCAAGCGGCGACTGATCGCCTCGATGGCCAACGAAATCGCGAAGCTGATCGGGGACGACGTGGCACCGCCCGAATCGATCGACGAGGCGGTCATGCTCGGAGCCGGCTTCCCGGACGGCCCCGTCACTGTCGTCGACGGGTTCGGCCTCGAGGCGGCCCTCGAGACGCTCGAGGCGGCCGCCGAGGAAACGGGTCACGCTCGCTACGAGCCAGCGCCGTACCTGCGAGAACGAGCCGAGGTTGGCACCTTCTACGACCCGGCCGACGGCGACGACGGCGTCGACTTCGAGGCGATCCGGGTCGAATACCCCGGCGAGATGGTCGGCCACATCGTCCTCGACCGGCCCCACCGGATGAACACCGTCAGCGAACAACTGCTCGAGGAGGTTGTCGACGCGGTCGAACTGCTCGAGGACGACGATGATATCCGTGCGATTCTCGTCACCGGCGAGGGCGAAAAGGCGTTCTCCGCGGGGGCGGACATCCAGAGCATGGCCGCCGGCGGCGCGGACCCGCTCCACGGGACCGAACTCTCGAAGAAAGGCCAGTCCACGTTCGGAGCCCTCGAGTCGAGCGACCTTCCCGTCGTCGCCGGCATCGATGGCTACTGTCTCGGCGGCGGCATGGAACTTGCGACCTGTGCGGATCTGCGCGTCGCCAGCGAGCGCTCGGAGTTCGGGCAACCCGAACTCGACCTCGGACTCATCCCCGGCTGGGGCGGGACCCAGCGATTGCCGAACATCGTCGGCGAGGGACGGGCCAAGGAGATCATCCTCACCGCGGATCGATACGACGCTGAAACGATGGAATCGTACGGCTTCGTCAACGAAGTGTGCGAGAGCGACGACCTCGAGGACCGCGCGTTCGAACTCGCGGCGAGTCTCGCCGGCGGTCCGCCGATCGCAGCCAAGTACACCAAACGCGCGATGCTCGCCGGGCGAAACGACACCAACGCCGGCCTCGAGTACGAAGCCGCCGCGTTCGGACAACTCATGGGCACGGACGACCTGATGGAAGGAATTACGGCGTTCATGGGCGACGGCGACGCCGAGTTCGAAGGACAGTAG
- a CDS encoding acyl-CoA dehydrogenase family protein yields MEFGLSDEQQQIREEVTRFAENEIVPVAEEYDVEEKYPHDVVDKAAEMGLTGSYIPMEYGGAGYSILDTAIITEELFSYDPGIALSIVSTSFGCEAIMNFGTEDQKERFLEPVALGEKISGAAISEPDTGSDVSSVSTRAEKDGDEWVINGNKMWITNGTVGDFFVVLCKTNPDAEGRYNGFSQIIVESDRDGFQADKITGKLGIRASDTAELVFDDVRVPEENLVGTKDAAFMQQMQFFDETRTAVAAQGVGIAKGATRAALEYAQDREQFGKSISEFQAIQHKLAEMATNTEAARNLTYKSAWNVDQGGDVTKLASMAKEYASRVAVEVADEAVQIHGGAGYVNDFPVERFYRDAKITQIYEGTSEIQKNVIARELLGKGF; encoded by the coding sequence ATGGAGTTTGGGTTATCAGACGAACAACAGCAAATCCGCGAAGAGGTCACCCGGTTCGCAGAGAACGAGATCGTTCCGGTCGCCGAGGAGTACGACGTCGAAGAGAAATACCCGCACGACGTCGTCGACAAGGCCGCCGAAATGGGATTGACGGGCTCGTACATCCCGATGGAGTACGGCGGGGCGGGCTACTCGATTCTCGACACCGCGATCATCACCGAGGAACTGTTCTCCTACGACCCCGGTATCGCTCTCTCGATCGTTTCAACATCGTTCGGCTGTGAGGCCATCATGAACTTCGGGACCGAAGACCAGAAAGAACGCTTCTTAGAGCCCGTCGCGCTGGGCGAGAAGATTTCGGGCGCTGCGATCTCCGAGCCCGACACCGGTTCCGACGTTTCCTCCGTTTCGACGCGAGCCGAGAAGGACGGCGACGAGTGGGTCATCAACGGCAACAAGATGTGGATCACCAACGGGACCGTCGGCGACTTCTTCGTCGTGCTCTGTAAGACGAACCCCGATGCCGAAGGTCGGTACAACGGCTTCAGCCAGATCATCGTCGAGTCCGACCGAGACGGCTTTCAGGCCGACAAGATCACCGGCAAACTGGGGATCCGCGCGTCGGATACCGCCGAACTCGTCTTCGACGACGTCCGCGTCCCCGAGGAGAACCTGGTCGGGACCAAAGACGCCGCGTTCATGCAACAGATGCAGTTCTTCGACGAAACCCGAACCGCGGTCGCCGCACAGGGCGTCGGGATCGCGAAAGGTGCGACTCGAGCGGCCCTCGAGTACGCTCAGGACCGCGAACAGTTCGGTAAATCGATCTCGGAATTCCAGGCGATCCAGCACAAACTGGCGGAGATGGCGACGAACACCGAAGCCGCTCGGAACCTGACCTACAAGTCCGCCTGGAACGTCGATCAGGGCGGCGACGTCACGAAACTCGCGTCGATGGCAAAGGAGTACGCCTCCCGCGTCGCCGTCGAGGTCGCAGACGAAGCCGTCCAGATCCACGGCGGTGCCGGCTACGTCAACGACTTCCCGGTCGAACGGTTCTACCGGGACGCGAAGATCACCCAGATCTACGAGGGAACCTCCGAAATTCAGAAGAACGTCATCGCCCGCGAACTGCTCGGAAAAGGATTCTAA